The genomic window ggtgtttttggtttttttttgtagaaaataGTTGCAGTATTTGAAAGTCTTCAAATTCAAGTAGAAAGCGACCAACAAGAAATGCGGAAAGGTATCTCTCACTGAAATGACATAGCATGAATTCTTTATAAACTGACAAGCTTATGTCTTTAATGGCTTCATCTTCTTCCAGTAAACGAGGGCCTTCTCCAATTTgaggaaatgaaagacaaatatcGTGCAGAATATAAGCTGAAGGAGGAAGAGGTTTGTTAAAATATGATCTGCGTGTTATTGGATTGGTAATTTACAAGCATTAACCTTTGAATCAAATTTTCATGGGTACTGTTGCACTGACAGGTTGCAGGGCTTCAAACAAAActtgagagaaaagaaaatgaacttCAGAAAATCCATCTTGACCTCCATGAAACCCAAAAGCATTGCAAACAACTCCAATATGAAACAGGTAAGAACATGTTAGGATTTCAAGacaaggtttttgtttgttttgtaaaaaaaaaagcagtggttAAAAAGGCTAATGTGACCCTAAaactgggttcaaatcccataTGTTAACAGATTCCTTGCATAAACTATAACGTGTTAAAATGATTAGTTATTAGTGATTTTGACAACACCAAAGAACATCATCCCGTAGATGTAATACCATATTTACTGTCTTTACAGATCAACAATATAAACTTCTCAAAAGCTCAGAATCTGATCGGGAAACTCTTCTTCAAAAACTGCACACCGCTGAGCATGACTATGAGAAAACGCAGGTGAGTATGTTGagattgttgatgtttttctatCGTGTGTTCTATTTGCTTTTATTGAAACATTATCTTTCCCCTTAAAGAAACAATATGAAGCCAGTGCTACAGCCATGGaacagagaaaagcagaatATGCACAGATCCTCCAAAGCAAGGATTTAAGCTTGCAAGAGCTCaacaaatttaaaaatcaacaaGCAGAGAAGCAGGAACAGTTTCAGACAACCATTAAAGATCTACAGAAGGCATTGGCTTTAGAGATACAAAGGTATTATTAATGTCTGAAAATTCACAGTGTCTTCCAAGGAAATCACATATTCTACTCATGTCattctttgttttcacttattTTCAAGATCTAGACAAACTGATGGTGAATTAATGGCGAACATCAAGGAAGTTGAAAGGACAAACACCCTTTTATGTCAGGCTTGCTGTGTGAAATATgtagatatttttatttgaaggtGTGTCAAGCTGAAGGAATATGTTTACCTCAACAGGTGAAACCATGGAGCAGAGTACAAAGAAGGATGGGCACATCAAAACACTTGAAGATGAGCtggtaaaatgtgtttttattgtctttgcttTTAAATTACCCCAGGGCCTAGTGGAAAGGGAATTTGGCCTGTTTGAATCCTGACTGGTCAACAGCTGGGGTATTTTGTTATTGAAtgattgggttaattggacactcaagTGACCCCACCCCACATCCAGTGGTCTGGAAGTCCAGCATTAAAAATCCCTGCCAAATCAAATGTCGCGACCCCTAGAAGGGAGAAGCCAGAAAAAAATACTGCTTTtataatgaaacacaacagaaagtGAGTCTctgaatgttgttgttcttaGGACATAAAATCAAAATCCATTGACTCTCTGAAGGGTAAGATCCATGAAAGTGAAGTTATAGTGAAGGAACTAACAGCCATGCTTTCGAAGAAAACAGTAAGTCCAGCGACTTATGGTGatatttataacattttccatgttgtttgatactgaaaatgtatatatgcaaacatacaacaaacaacacattgtcTTTGTCCAGAAAGAAGCAGAGATTGCCTTAAGTGAAAATGATCTACTTAAGAAGGAATGTGAAGCTTCTGAAAAGGCACAAGAAGATTTGAAGAAGTTTGCTCTGGCTGAGGTTGAAacttaatttttattttgttgctcCAGTCCGCTTTAgggaaatgtgttaaataaagaaacaacatttAGTGATGTGCTTTTTATACACTTTCAGATCAAAATGCAGGAGCTTGAAGAACAGTTGTTgactgaaataaagaaaaatcaagAGCACGAGGAGCATTTGAGGAGAGACATCACATTGCATGAGTGTGTTCATAATAACCAACCAATCCATAATATTGGCTTATAGAATTTTGTTTCAAACTTTACATCTAATGTTTGATTCATATAATTTAAAGAGTAAAATATGAAGAGCTCTTGTCCAGCTTTAATGAGCTTCTGTCTGAGAAGATGGCCCTTCAACAGCAATTGGAGAGTGGATCCTCTAATGTGAAAGAAACTGAGGCAAATATGAAGGTCTGAATCATTGTATTGTAATCTTAATAACAGTTTCCATGAGtgcaatgtgtgttttttgttccatAATTCCTAAAACTGCCTTCACTCACCAGGCAAGTGAGGAGAAGACTGTGAAGCTCACAAGAGAAATTCAAAGATTTGAAGAAGAAAACCAAAGCTTGAGGTCAGTTTGAATGATAGAGTTTTTACTCTCTATATTTTGACATTGTGTGCTTTTGGTGATGTAGATGATTATACCTTTTTAAACAGGGAGGAAGTAAACTCTCTTAAAACCCAAGTCCAagggaaatgtcaaaaaactGAGATGCTGGAGAAGATATTGGGAGAAAATGTAAGAATGCTAACCAAATCCATTTTTCTCACAGTActttaataagacatttgttgTCAAAGCcttaattatttatgttttgtgcGTAGTGTGAACATCTGCAGGAGAAAattacagaaaaggaaaaacaaatcaaaacaatggaAACAAAGGTTAATTTCAAAAGcctgcaaattaaaaatgtggctGTTGTTTAACATTGTGAAACTAACagaactgttttgttttattttcaggtgAACAATCTCAGGAAGAAAATTGAGAATAAACTTAAAGTCCAGGAGGAATACCAAAAAGAGGTTTGTGAtgattgggattttttttaatattgtaaatatacaCAGCACTTGATTTGGCTGtcttgtgtttatatatttaaattgttcacttgaatattttcagaataaaatgctAAAGAAACAAATAGCAAATGCAGCTGCAAAAACCAAACATCTTGAAAATCAGGTATggtgatgtgttttcttttcctcatcCAAATTTTAATATTGAGATAATTATTGAACTAATAcgctttttcctgttttatgttgatgcttgtttttgtccagATCAGCAGTCTTCAGGATGAGTCCCAGAACCTTAGAAGACTCCATGAAGAGGAACAGCAGAAACTCCTTAAGGATCTTGAACATAAAATGAGCTCTGCAACAGAACTTGACAATGAGGTtactaaaataatattataaagtCACGTATGTTATAGTGTCACATTTATAACcaagaataaagaaataattaatgacatttttgtatcacAGGTACAAAAGCTCAGGTTAACAGCAGTGGAGGCCATTAAGAACAGGGAAGATGTAGAACTCAAGTGTCAACACAAGATTGCAGATATGGTCACACTCATGGAGAAGCATAAGGTAGAATTATCACtgaatatccatccatccatcttctactgctttatcctccacacgagggtcgtgaggggagctgtgccaatctcagctgacatagagcgatagGCGGGATACATCCTGGGCAATTTGCCAGTCcttcacagggccacatagagacaaacaaccattcactctcacactcacagtcaatttagagtgtttacataatctccatattgcatgtttttggactgtgggaggaaaccggagaacatgttaactccatgcagaaaggcatcGCTGAATATgttgggtttaaaaaaaagatatcttGCTAGAAAAACATGTTGCATTATTCTTTTCATCACCAGAGCCAATGTGACCGAATGGTTGAAGAAAAGGATGCAGAGCTGgataaaaacaagaagaaagagaTGGAGGCTGTTGCCCAAAGTAAATCACTggtatgagataaaaaaaaaataactgaaattaTTAAAACCATTTAATAACAATGAGATAATGAATCAGTGATATCATATTTTTTTGATAAGGGGCTGGATCTCTTAAAGCATCAGACTGAAAATTATCAGCTGAAGAAACAGCTGAagtcagaaagaaaacagatggTATGTTCAGGGTTTAAtcaaatgcactttatattgaGAGACAAtcattttgacatattttgtgATCAGGAAAACTTACAGAAGGAGCTAACTTGTTTGAAGAAAGAGGTGTCATTGATAAAAATCAACCAGCCGTCAGACGCAAGAAGCAAGCAGGTAAAAACCTGTACAAATGCATATTTGCGACCACTGTGATCTTGTTTGTCATCATTTAACCAAGAGGGTGTATTTGAAATTCCAGTCACCTGCTTCAAACGttaaaagaggaagaaggtgTTCAGAGACTCCAAAAGCGAGTGCTGCAAAGACACATGTGTTTGACTTCACCATGAGCAGGAATACACCCACCTACAACAGAGATGGTGGAAATGCTGCACTTTCAAAGAGTATGATGAGCCCAAAGGTACATTTTGTAGGATTTAGCAATATCTGCCCATGAAATGTTGCAGCTCAATCTCCCTCACCCCACATTTTCCTTCCAATCCTGTAGGAGAACCTATGGTAGCTTTCAGTTGTCATTAGAAGTCAAAGGATAtgtagtttgtccattgtgggccactgtaaaaaaaacagtggtcaTAATGGCCAAAGAGAAGACCCACCTctgatgtaaatataaacagcTCATTCTGGAGTAATGAGAACAACATTGCAAAGCAGACATCTACTATAATTGTTCAGGCttcttaatattatttttcctctcccaCCCAAATTTCGGTGTGAAACTCGTCCCACAGCTTTGACATAAACTTGCTTTTTAAatgggaatggtgtgctatgacttttgtAAGTGCTTAGACTACTCCTCGTgacacatttgcaaaaaaactgaagaatttccacatacacatgaatggaaaatggttggaaaaaaaacgaGCCCACTTTGGATCCTCACATTGTTGTCATACTTTGATGTAGACATGTGGTTGAAACGGGGCACCAAACTTGAGCCTTTAACCTAAATCAAGGTTTTGATACCtattacagtttttaaacaataacaGTTTTAAGTTTTATACTGAAACTTAAAGCTGTTTTatactgaaaataatcacagaaatctctaaacaaactcttttcctacccacaatttccaacctacacagacagtttttacataaaaatgttgatatggttgttgtctaaccctgtgtgttgttttcattttcatatgactttCTTAAAAATCAGCTAGAAGTTCTGGTCAAACCTCCCAGTTTCTcttgttttaaaggtttaatcCATCCAAATGTTACTCCATTGAACTTTATATCTTTCAATTTGCATCGTAGGACATTGGGAATGATGACGCAAGACCTCCTAGACGTTTGAGCCACAGAACCTCAAAGATCAGGGTACTAGACAGTTattattctgacattttcccCAAATTAATAAAAACGTGAGTGACCTTTGCTGACATTTACTCTTTGATGTCTCTTACAGTCCTACAGAATAAGAACACCACCCTCTGGTGAAAAAGCAGCACTTTTGGGCAAGGTCACAGTTGAGCTCGACCCCAAGTCTGACAGCCCAGATCAAAGTGATCTCTTGGTGAGTCTTATTTTTGTTGATCTAGTGTTTATTCATTAAAAGCACTTTGTTTCATGCTAACTCCATTGCTTTTGTGactattatatcattattaatgCAATATCAGGAAAACTGCTGTGACCTTGTGTTTCTTTTGACAGACCTTTGCAAATATATCTGCTGTTCCATCCTGCAAACTCAACATCTCCCAAAAGGTAACACACTGCTAAACtaatactgttaaaaaaacatctgtataCGTTTTTGTACTTGAATatagattaaataaatcatctgGTTTCTATTAAAACATcactttaacatttttttccacatacagAGCCCCATCACTCACAAATCACCAGGGAACCTCTTGAAGTTGGCTGCAATGAAACGTATGAGAGATGCTGGTTGGACTGCAGTCACTGGCCGTgacaagaaaaagaggaaaaacaacgaGACAGTCTTTGCTTAAGTGTAGTCCTGTTACTGGTCAGATATATAGtatttatgatatatatattacattggTTTAAGAGTTCATATTCCAATGGTCTTCATATGCATATAGATGATAGTGTTCTGTTAAGGATTCGATAGACAATATTGATCTTTAAAGTCAAGTTTATTTCTAAACATGCAGAGACAGTACTGTTATGAATTAGTTGAACAGTATTACTATTGGTATTGTAGCGTGTGAGCCACTTATGTTTCTTGAGGCTTTCTTTACTGGTGTTCACAAAGTTCATATAGTTGGTGGTGAGGGTATTACTATCTTACTCTCTTACTATTACTTAATATATCTTATAACATCTTAATATattaatccatccatctctaTGACTGGCAGCGATGCAAGTGATATTAGTAAAAGTTTGTTCAAACTGTTTATATCCGTTCTTGTCATTTTTCCCTTCCTCTCTGCCTTTagcttcaaattcaaatttcaatATGACGCTTTAGCTTTGGAATAGGTGGATGAGTGTACCAGTGTATCCAATCTGACAACCTTCTCTCCTTAAGGAAGAAACTGGAGGCGAAATTGAGACTGGTCCTCTTGGACTGTCGGTACATTATCATAGATGGGATGGCCGTCATAAAGTCCTCCAGAAATCACTAGTGTGTCATCGCCAGCTACAAAAGCATCTGTGGAAAAATCACTCAGGTATTTAAACTTCTAATAATCAGCCAAACCGTTTGTACTGATTGAGTGATGAAGTGGGAGCATCTTACCTGGGTCGTCAGAGTTGTGGAACGGTTGATGCAAGTATTGGGCTTTCTGTTT from Solea senegalensis isolate Sse05_10M linkage group LG4, IFAPA_SoseM_1, whole genome shotgun sequence includes these protein-coding regions:
- the sycp1 gene encoding synaptonemal complex protein 1 isoform X6, translating into MERDRSFNFKLLVPPRVNSGQVSAIRPQEVIKKDCDFMNTMQQFANESISTKLEEQMSENEDLRNKDNATRNLCNILKHTFQRSAEKMHLFESEREETHHLFMENSERIQKIVAVFESLQIQVESDQQEMRKVNEGLLQFEEMKDKYRAEYKLKEEEVAGLQTKLERKENELQKIHLDLHETQKHCKQLQYETDQQYKLLKSSESDRETLLQKLHTAEHDYEKTQKQYEASATAMEQRKAEYAQILQSKDLSLQELNKFKNQQAEKQEQFQTTIKDLQKALALEIQRSRQTDGELMANIKEVERTNTLLCETMEQSTKKDGHIKTLEDELDIKSKSIDSLKGKIHESEVIVKELTAMLSKKTKEAEIALSENDLLKKECEASEKAQEDLKKFALAEIKMQELEEQLLTEIKKNQEHEEHLRRDITLHEVKYEELLSSFNELLSEKMALQQQLESGSSNVKETEANMKASEEKTVKLTREIQRFEEENQSLREEVNSLKTQVQGKCQKTEMLEKILGENCEHLQEKITEKEKQIKTMETKVNNLRKKIENKLKVQEEYQKENKMLKKQIANAAAKTKHLENQISSLQDESQNLRRLHEEEQQKLLKDLEHKMSSATELDNEVQKLRLTAVEAIKNREDVELKCQHKIADMVTLMEKHKSQCDRMVEEKDAELDKNKKKEMEAVAQSKSLGLDLLKHQTENYQLKKQLKSERKQMENLQKELTCLKKEVSLIKINQPSDARSKQSPASNVKRGRRCSETPKASAAKTHVFDFTMSRNTPTYNRDGGNAALSKSMMSPKDIGNDDARPPRRLSHRTSKIRSYRIRTPPSGEKAALLGKVTVELDPKSDSPDQSDLLTFANISAVPSCKLNISQKSPITHKSPGNLLKLAAMKRMRDAGWTAVTGRDKKKRKNNETVFA
- the sycp1 gene encoding synaptonemal complex protein 1 isoform X8; this encodes MENSERIQKIVAVFESLQIQVESDQQEMRKVNEGLLQFEEMKDKYRAEYKLKEEEVAGLQTKLERKENELQKIHLDLHETQKHCKQLQYETDQQYKLLKSSESDRETLLQKLHTAEHDYEKTQKQYEASATAMEQRKAEYAQILQSKDLSLQELNKFKNQQAEKQEQFQTTIKDLQKALALEIQRSRQTDGELMANIKEVERTNTLLCETMEQSTKKDGHIKTLEDELDIKSKSIDSLKGKIHESEVIVKELTAMLSKKTKEAEIALSENDLLKKECEASEKAQEDLKKFALAEIKMQELEEQLLTEIKKNQEHEEHLRRDITLHEVKYEELLSSFNELLSEKMALQQQLESGSSNVKETEANMKASEEKTVKLTREIQRFEEENQSLREEVNSLKTQVQGKCQKTEMLEKILGENCEHLQEKITEKEKQIKTMETKVNNLRKKIENKLKVQEEYQKENKMLKKQIANAAAKTKHLENQISSLQDESQNLRRLHEEEQQKLLKDLEHKMSSATELDNEVQKLRLTAVEAIKNREDVELKCQHKIADMVTLMEKHKSQCDRMVEEKDAELDKNKKKEMEAVAQSKSLGLDLLKHQTENYQLKKQLKSERKQMENLQKELTCLKKEVSLIKINQPSDARSKQSPASNVKRGRRCSETPKASAAKTHVFDFTMSRNTPTYNRDGGNAALSKSMMSPKDIGNDDARPPRRLSHRTSKIRSYRIRTPPSGEKAALLGKVTVELDPKSDSPDQSDLLTFANISAVPSCKLNISQKSPITHKSPGNLLKLAAMKRMRDAGWTAVTGRDKKKRKNNETVFA
- the sycp1 gene encoding synaptonemal complex protein 1 isoform X3 is translated as MERDRSFNFKLLVPPRVNSGQVSAIRPQEVIKKDCDFMNTMQQGYSACFDKGKGQNMPFSSMAMPAKPRQDVPKRKFVPPMEKDEHNCNPGQLYAKLLDEFEKIKCWKVKADSDTVQKERRLQENKRTIETQRKTILELQFANESISTKLEEQMSENEDLRNKDNATRNLCNILKHTFQRSAEKMHLFESEREETHHLFMENSERIQKIVAVFESLQIQVESDQQEMRKVNEGLLQFEEMKDKYRAEYKLKEEEVAGLQTKLERKENELQKIHLDLHETQKHCKQLQYETDQQYKLLKSSESDRETLLQKLHTAEHDYEKTQKQYEASATAMEQRKAEYAQILQSKDLSLQELNKFKNQQAEKQEQFQTTIKDLQKALALEIQRSRQTDGELMANIKEVERTNTLLCETMEQSTKKDGHIKTLEDELKEAEIALSENDLLKKECEASEKAQEDLKKFALAEIKMQELEEQLLTEIKKNQEHEEHLRRDITLHEVKYEELLSSFNELLSEKMALQQQLESGSSNVKETEANMKASEEKTVKLTREIQRFEEENQSLREEVNSLKTQVQGKCQKTEMLEKILGENCEHLQEKITEKEKQIKTMETKVNNLRKKIENKLKVQEEYQKENKMLKKQIANAAAKTKHLENQISSLQDESQNLRRLHEEEQQKLLKDLEHKMSSATELDNEVQKLRLTAVEAIKNREDVELKCQHKIADMVTLMEKHKSQCDRMVEEKDAELDKNKKKEMEAVAQSKSLGLDLLKHQTENYQLKKQLKSERKQMENLQKELTCLKKEVSLIKINQPSDARSKQSPASNVKRGRRCSETPKASAAKTHVFDFTMSRNTPTYNRDGGNAALSKSMMSPKDIGNDDARPPRRLSHRTSKIRSYRIRTPPSGEKAALLGKVTVELDPKSDSPDQSDLLTFANISAVPSCKLNISQKSPITHKSPGNLLKLAAMKRMRDAGWTAVTGRDKKKRKNNETVFA
- the sycp1 gene encoding synaptonemal complex protein 1 isoform X2; the encoded protein is MERDRSFNFKLLVPPRVNSGQVSAIRPQEVIKKDCDFMNTMQQGYSACFDKGKGQNMPFSSMAMPAKPRQDVPKRKFVPPMEKDEHNCNPGQLYAKLLDEFEKIKCWKVKADSDTVQKERRLQENKRTIETQRKTILELQFANESISTKLEEQMSENEDLRNKDNATRNLCNILKHTFQRSAEKMHLFESEREETHHLFMENSERIQKIVAVFESLQIQVESDQQEMRKVNEGLLQFEEMKDKYRAEYKLKEEEVAGLQTKLERKENELQKIHLDLHETQKHCKQLQYETDQQYKLLKSSESDRETLLQKLHTAEHDYEKTQKQYEASATAMEQRKAEYAQILQSKDLSLQELNKFKNQQAEKQEQFQTTIKDLQKALALEIQRSRQTDGELMANIKEVERTNTLLCETMEQSTKKDGHIKTLEDELDIKSKSIDSLKGKIHESEVIVKELTAMLSKKTKEAEIALSENDLLKKECEASEKAQEDLKKFALAEIKMQELEEQLLTEIKKNQEHEEHLRRDITLHEVKYEELLSSFNELLSEKMALQQQLESGSSNVKETEANMKASEEKTVKLTREIQRFEEENQSLREEVNSLKTQVQGKCQKTEMLEKILGENCEHLQEKITEKEKQIKTMETKVNNLRKKIENKLKVQEEYQKENKMLKKQIANAAAKTKHLENQISSLQDESQNLRRLHEEEQQKLLKDLEHKMSSATELDNEVQKLRLTAVEAIKNREDVELKCQHKIADMVTLMEKHKSQCDRMVEEKDAELDKNKKKEMEAVAQSKSLENLQKELTCLKKEVSLIKINQPSDARSKQSPASNVKRGRRCSETPKASAAKTHVFDFTMSRNTPTYNRDGGNAALSKSMMSPKDIGNDDARPPRRLSHRTSKIRSYRIRTPPSGEKAALLGKVTVELDPKSDSPDQSDLLTFANISAVPSCKLNISQKSPITHKSPGNLLKLAAMKRMRDAGWTAVTGRDKKKRKNNETVFA
- the sycp1 gene encoding synaptonemal complex protein 1 isoform X4, which translates into the protein MERDRSFNFKLLVPPRVNSGQVSAIRPQEVIKKDCDFMNTMQQGYSACFDKGKGQNMPFSSMAMPAKPRQDVPKRKFVPPMEKDEFANESISTKLEEQMSENEDLRNKDNATRNLCNILKHTFQRSAEKMHLFESEREETHHLFMENSERIQKIVAVFESLQIQVESDQQEMRKVNEGLLQFEEMKDKYRAEYKLKEEEVAGLQTKLERKENELQKIHLDLHETQKHCKQLQYETDQQYKLLKSSESDRETLLQKLHTAEHDYEKTQKQYEASATAMEQRKAEYAQILQSKDLSLQELNKFKNQQAEKQEQFQTTIKDLQKALALEIQRSRQTDGELMANIKEVERTNTLLCETMEQSTKKDGHIKTLEDELDIKSKSIDSLKGKIHESEVIVKELTAMLSKKTKEAEIALSENDLLKKECEASEKAQEDLKKFALAEIKMQELEEQLLTEIKKNQEHEEHLRRDITLHEVKYEELLSSFNELLSEKMALQQQLESGSSNVKETEANMKASEEKTVKLTREIQRFEEENQSLREEVNSLKTQVQGKCQKTEMLEKILGENCEHLQEKITEKEKQIKTMETKVNNLRKKIENKLKVQEEYQKENKMLKKQIANAAAKTKHLENQISSLQDESQNLRRLHEEEQQKLLKDLEHKMSSATELDNEVQKLRLTAVEAIKNREDVELKCQHKIADMVTLMEKHKSQCDRMVEEKDAELDKNKKKEMEAVAQSKSLGLDLLKHQTENYQLKKQLKSERKQMENLQKELTCLKKEVSLIKINQPSDARSKQSPASNVKRGRRCSETPKASAAKTHVFDFTMSRNTPTYNRDGGNAALSKSMMSPKDIGNDDARPPRRLSHRTSKIRSYRIRTPPSGEKAALLGKVTVELDPKSDSPDQSDLLTFANISAVPSCKLNISQKSPITHKSPGNLLKLAAMKRMRDAGWTAVTGRDKKKRKNNETVFA
- the sycp1 gene encoding synaptonemal complex protein 1 isoform X5, which gives rise to MEKDEHNCNPGQLYAKLLDEFEKIKCWKVKADSDTVQKERRLQENKRTIETQRKTILELQFANESISTKLEEQMSENEDLRNKDNATRNLCNILKHTFQRSAEKMHLFESEREETHHLFMENSERIQKIVAVFESLQIQVESDQQEMRKVNEGLLQFEEMKDKYRAEYKLKEEEVAGLQTKLERKENELQKIHLDLHETQKHCKQLQYETDQQYKLLKSSESDRETLLQKLHTAEHDYEKTQKQYEASATAMEQRKAEYAQILQSKDLSLQELNKFKNQQAEKQEQFQTTIKDLQKALALEIQRSRQTDGELMANIKEVERTNTLLCETMEQSTKKDGHIKTLEDELDIKSKSIDSLKGKIHESEVIVKELTAMLSKKTKEAEIALSENDLLKKECEASEKAQEDLKKFALAEIKMQELEEQLLTEIKKNQEHEEHLRRDITLHEVKYEELLSSFNELLSEKMALQQQLESGSSNVKETEANMKASEEKTVKLTREIQRFEEENQSLREEVNSLKTQVQGKCQKTEMLEKILGENCEHLQEKITEKEKQIKTMETKVNNLRKKIENKLKVQEEYQKENKMLKKQIANAAAKTKHLENQISSLQDESQNLRRLHEEEQQKLLKDLEHKMSSATELDNEVQKLRLTAVEAIKNREDVELKCQHKIADMVTLMEKHKSQCDRMVEEKDAELDKNKKKEMEAVAQSKSLGLDLLKHQTENYQLKKQLKSERKQMENLQKELTCLKKEVSLIKINQPSDARSKQSPASNVKRGRRCSETPKASAAKTHVFDFTMSRNTPTYNRDGGNAALSKSMMSPKDIGNDDARPPRRLSHRTSKIRSYRIRTPPSGEKAALLGKVTVELDPKSDSPDQSDLLTFANISAVPSCKLNISQKSPITHKSPGNLLKLAAMKRMRDAGWTAVTGRDKKKRKNNETVFA
- the sycp1 gene encoding synaptonemal complex protein 1 isoform X7, with product MEKDEFANESISTKLEEQMSENEDLRNKDNATRNLCNILKHTFQRSAEKMHLFESEREETHHLFMENSERIQKIVAVFESLQIQVESDQQEMRKVNEGLLQFEEMKDKYRAEYKLKEEEVAGLQTKLERKENELQKIHLDLHETQKHCKQLQYETDQQYKLLKSSESDRETLLQKLHTAEHDYEKTQKQYEASATAMEQRKAEYAQILQSKDLSLQELNKFKNQQAEKQEQFQTTIKDLQKALALEIQRSRQTDGELMANIKEVERTNTLLCETMEQSTKKDGHIKTLEDELDIKSKSIDSLKGKIHESEVIVKELTAMLSKKTKEAEIALSENDLLKKECEASEKAQEDLKKFALAEIKMQELEEQLLTEIKKNQEHEEHLRRDITLHEVKYEELLSSFNELLSEKMALQQQLESGSSNVKETEANMKASEEKTVKLTREIQRFEEENQSLREEVNSLKTQVQGKCQKTEMLEKILGENCEHLQEKITEKEKQIKTMETKVNNLRKKIENKLKVQEEYQKENKMLKKQIANAAAKTKHLENQISSLQDESQNLRRLHEEEQQKLLKDLEHKMSSATELDNEVQKLRLTAVEAIKNREDVELKCQHKIADMVTLMEKHKSQCDRMVEEKDAELDKNKKKEMEAVAQSKSLGLDLLKHQTENYQLKKQLKSERKQMENLQKELTCLKKEVSLIKINQPSDARSKQSPASNVKRGRRCSETPKASAAKTHVFDFTMSRNTPTYNRDGGNAALSKSMMSPKDIGNDDARPPRRLSHRTSKIRSYRIRTPPSGEKAALLGKVTVELDPKSDSPDQSDLLTFANISAVPSCKLNISQKSPITHKSPGNLLKLAAMKRMRDAGWTAVTGRDKKKRKNNETVFA
- the sycp1 gene encoding synaptonemal complex protein 1 isoform X1, whose amino-acid sequence is MERDRSFNFKLLVPPRVNSGQVSAIRPQEVIKKDCDFMNTMQQGYSACFDKGKGQNMPFSSMAMPAKPRQDVPKRKFVPPMEKDEHNCNPGQLYAKLLDEFEKIKCWKVKADSDTVQKERRLQENKRTIETQRKTILELQFANESISTKLEEQMSENEDLRNKDNATRNLCNILKHTFQRSAEKMHLFESEREETHHLFMENSERIQKIVAVFESLQIQVESDQQEMRKVNEGLLQFEEMKDKYRAEYKLKEEEVAGLQTKLERKENELQKIHLDLHETQKHCKQLQYETDQQYKLLKSSESDRETLLQKLHTAEHDYEKTQKQYEASATAMEQRKAEYAQILQSKDLSLQELNKFKNQQAEKQEQFQTTIKDLQKALALEIQRSRQTDGELMANIKEVERTNTLLCETMEQSTKKDGHIKTLEDELDIKSKSIDSLKGKIHESEVIVKELTAMLSKKTKEAEIALSENDLLKKECEASEKAQEDLKKFALAEIKMQELEEQLLTEIKKNQEHEEHLRRDITLHEVKYEELLSSFNELLSEKMALQQQLESGSSNVKETEANMKASEEKTVKLTREIQRFEEENQSLREEVNSLKTQVQGKCQKTEMLEKILGENCEHLQEKITEKEKQIKTMETKVNNLRKKIENKLKVQEEYQKENKMLKKQIANAAAKTKHLENQISSLQDESQNLRRLHEEEQQKLLKDLEHKMSSATELDNEVQKLRLTAVEAIKNREDVELKCQHKIADMVTLMEKHKSQCDRMVEEKDAELDKNKKKEMEAVAQSKSLGLDLLKHQTENYQLKKQLKSERKQMENLQKELTCLKKEVSLIKINQPSDARSKQSPASNVKRGRRCSETPKASAAKTHVFDFTMSRNTPTYNRDGGNAALSKSMMSPKDIGNDDARPPRRLSHRTSKIRSYRIRTPPSGEKAALLGKVTVELDPKSDSPDQSDLLTFANISAVPSCKLNISQKSPITHKSPGNLLKLAAMKRMRDAGWTAVTGRDKKKRKNNETVFA